The Denticeps clupeoides chromosome 5, fDenClu1.1, whole genome shotgun sequence genome includes a region encoding these proteins:
- the rpgrb gene encoding retinitis pigmentosa GTPase regulator b isoform X1, whose product MAGETEDEIPESGAIFTFGKSKFADNVPSRFWLKNDRPLRISCGDEHTALITENGKLFMFGSNNWGQLGLGTKATVNKPTCVKALKSEKVKLAACGRNHTIIYTTQGNVYAAGGNNEGQLGLGNSEERNYFELVDFFRKHGPIKMLAAGSNTSAALTDGGTLYVWGDNSEGQIGLGKESNALSPQELSVGKSVSWISCGYYHSALVTMDGALYTFGEKDSGKLGLHTNKLANHRVPQLVEGITGKVLQVACGGGHTVALTEDKLYTFGLGQFGQLGHGTFVFEAWLPRDVEYFRKGLVRHVECGENHTAVITDSGLLYTFGDGRHGKLGLGEENFTNQFKPTLCFRFLKHHVESVTCGGCHMLVLAKPRAKGSEEVTLEEEDVTEDIWEKPYSELMSDTTSSAILTTMNRSLSARVRRRERERSSEQFGLMFRTLPPLTGSYLCTSQTVPSQTMPASMPSGDSPPNLDQSGIHNRHKRRSYRKGKGAKEHVPEKKSSAVEDFDDIDSVKGLGETTDLLNVTHVMSMDPADNTLTLSPVQKKKVKVVRSHGKTLLKEHVLPEGKADSKAKRALPTELLKSASSKSLLSESSSGTASQMRGRGKENVLLTVEEPGQRRTGITSSKGKHAVGSPSMDHISKRESRPLSPPHTKPTEGKRHVMKAEGRDKPEHSKPKAHVSTTVSEVHSPTQAKLSKGKDQVENQGKGETMSLQHKVTSLTIKEALTPVKTKGKLGKAQLSPAKLKSEPITVQSKSRDDKEAPTRKKTKGHHPSLKKEQEYLVSRQKIFSPANDASLKTKKHGTPDIKEPIMVSEATTDREQGSDPSFGSTLSGVASFVRDMGTESPVSLVKGIAASHFDSYDDSYWPTSENKSRAVRSASRSALSDAMCSDSSESETQEPAQRRTAVTINVMPEPGSSDQETEKGKGSLHSHDEDGEGEQGDESRDMTAGEESEDETKKRGLTSDEEELQTQGTSEGEVKMAREEREEKDDDSKTLNDISDEEEDDTTLKEMPDGQDSSAEKSESASEQEMEGEAEEEEEDEVGEMEEESGHDEKDEGQEEEQHDEDNEDGDGNTEVESKTNEGTEESESEKESEKEEDDYEQGEESEGEREGLDLAEDEDESEVDEEGGRVSGAEDEEGEEEEEDNNENEEVESEEEDSTGDDGKGKEEDESEESETDEGNELQEAEEEESEAESKGKEDEIDEEEEASQDKEEGETEAVDEEDEEDEQEEDNKQPEEEEEEGEEGEESQDEETEKDDEDEESEAEELEGIAEEEGEESGEEEEEGEESGEEEEEGEEEEDEAEGEEEEDEAEGEEEEDEAEGEEEEDEEEDEEEEDEEEDKEEGEEEEDEEEGEEEEEEIKNEEKKKTAKSTKPKPVSRQVKGRAKSSQSPAKSQSEEEQFWDDVLPQYLNLK is encoded by the exons ATGGCCGGCGAGACGGAGGACGAGATACCTG AATCGGGCGCAATCTTCACCTTTGGCAAGAGCAAATTCGCCGACAACGTGCCCAGCAGATTCTGGCTGAAGAATGACAGGCCGCTGAGAATATCCTGTGGTGATGAACATACTGCCTTGATCACAG AAAATGGGAAGCTTTTTATGTTCGGCAGTAATAACTGGGGACAGTTGGGATTGGGAACGAAGGCCACTGTGAATAAACCAACATGTGTGAAAG CTCTGAAGTCAGAAAAAGTTAAATTGGCAGCTTGTGGACGAAATCACACCATTATTTACACAA CTCAGGGAAATGTGTACGCTGCTGGTGGCAACAATGAGGGTCAGCTTGGCCTCGGGAACTCTGAAGAGAGGAACTACTTTGAGTTGGTTGATTTCTTCAGGAAGCACGGTCCAATTAAAATGCTCGCCGCAGGTTCTAACACTTCAGCCGCTCTCACAG ATGGCGGGACGCTCTATGTGTGGGGTGATAACTCAGAAGGCCAGATTGGTCTTGGAAAAGAGAGCAATGCACTAAGTCCACAAGAACTGTCTGTTGGGAAGTCTGTGTCCTGGATTTCATGTGGATACTACCACTCGGCCTTAGTTACCA tgGACGGGGCCCTTTACACGTTTGGTGAGAAAGATAGTGGAAAACTGGGTCTGCATACCAATAAACTTGCCAATCACAGGGTGCCTCAGCTGGTGGAGGGCATTACTGGAAAAGTCCTCCAGGTGGCATGCGGTGGAGGCCACACTGTAGCCCTCACAG AGGATAAACTATACACCTTTGGCTTGGGTCAATTTGGACAACTGGGTCATGGAACCTTCGTTTTTGAGGCGTGGTTACCCAGGGATGTGGAATACTTTCGCAAAGGACTGGTGCGTCATGTGGAGTGTGGGGAGAATCACACTGCTGTTATAACAG ATTCTGGCCTTCTGTACACATTTGGAGATGGTCGGCATGGCAAGCTTGGTCTGGGAGAGGAAAACTTCACCAATCAGTTTAAACCAACCCTGTGCTTCCGATTCCTCAAACACCATGTGGAGTCG GTAACATGTGGAGGTTGCCACATGCTTGTTTTGGCCAAGCCTAGGGCCAAAGGGTCGGAGGAGGTGACACTGGAAGAGGAAGACGTTACAGAAGATATCTGGGAAAAGCCTTACAGTGAGCTGATGTCAGACACAACCTCCTCCGCCATTCTGACCACCATGAACAGGAGTTTGTCAGCCCGCGTCAGGCGCAGAGAGAGG GAGCGATCGTCAGAGCAGTTTGGACTCATGTTCCGTACCCTTCCACCTCTAACTGGCAGCTACCTCTGCACATCTCAGACTGTACCTAGCCAAACTATGCCAGCCAGCATGCCTTCTGGGGATTCCCCACCAAATCTAGATCAGAGTGGAATTCATAACAGACACAAACGTCGATCATATAGGAAAG GAAAAGGGGCAAAAGAACATGTGCCAGAAAAGAAAAGCTCAGCCGTTGAAGATTTTGATGACATTGACAGTGTGAAAGGATTGGGGGAGACCACTGATTTACTCAACGTT ACTCATGTAATGAGTATGGATCCTGCTGATAACACACTGACTTTATCACCGGTTCAGAAG AAGAAGGTTAAGGTTGTGAGAAGCCATGGTAAGACCCTGTTGAAAGAGCATGTGCTTCCTGAAGGGAAGGCTGATTCCAAAGCCAAAAGGGCTTTGCCCACTGAGCTCCTCAAGAGTGCAAGCTCTAAGTCTCTCCTGTCAGAGAGCTCAAGCGGTACAGCTTCTCAGATGAGGGGCAGGGGGAAAGAAAATGTACTCCTAACTGTTGAAGAGCCTGGACAAAGGCGAACAGGAATAACATCCAGCAAAGGTAAACATGCTGTTGGGTCTCCGAGCATGGATCACATTAGCAAGCGAGAGTCAAGACCTCTCtcacctccacacacaaaacccaCCGAGGGTAAACGGCACGTGATGAAAGCAGAAGGTAGAGATAAACCTGAGCACAGCAAACCAAAAGCACATGTTAGCACAACAGTTTCAGAAGTTCACTCACCTACGCAAGCAAAACTCTCCAAAGGGAAAGATCAAGTGGAGAACCAGGGAAAAGGAGAAACGATGTCATTACAGCACAAAGTCACATCCTTAACCATTAAAGAGGCACTCACACCAGTGAAAACTAAAGGTAAACTTGGCAAGGCACAGCTGAGTCCAGCAAAGCTGAAAAGTGAGCCCATAACAGTCCAAAGTAAATCCAGAGATGATAAGGAAGCACCAACAAGAAAGAAAACCAAAGGACATCATCCAAGCCTTAAGAAAGAACAGGAGTATCTTGTAAGCAGGCAGAAGATTTTCTCTCCTGCAAATGATGCCAGtctaaagacaaaaaaacatgggACCCCTGACATTAAAGAACCCATCATGGTCTCTGAGGCTACCACTGACAGGGAACAGGGTTCAGACCCTTCCTTTGGTAGCACTCTCTCTGGGGTGGCATCTTTTGTCCGAGATATGGGCACAGAGAGTCCTGTAAGTTTGGTAAAGGGTATTGCTGCCAGCCATTTTGATTCCTATGATGATTCCTATTGGCCCACCTCTGAGAATAAGAGCAGGGCGGTGCGATCTGCCAGTCGGAGCGCTCTCTCTGATGCCATGTGTAGTGATTCTTCAGAGTCTGAGACTCAAGAGCCAGCACAGAGGAGGACTGCTGTCACTATAAATGTCATGCCTGAACCAGGAAGCTCTGATCAGGAGACCGAAAAAGGCAAAGGGAGTTTACACAGCCATGATGAAGATGGGGAGGGTGAACAGGGTGATGAGAGCAGGGATATGACGGCAGGAGAGGAATCTGAAGATGAAACCAAGAAAAGAGGGTTGACGTCAGATGAGGAAGAACTTCAAACCCAAGGTACATCAGAAGGAGAGGTGAAAATGGCAAGAGAGGAGAGGGAAGAGAAAGATGATGATAGCAAAACACTGAATGACATCtctgatgaggaggaagatgacACCACCCTCAAAGAGATGCCAGATGGTCAGGATAGTAGTGCAGAAAAGAGCGAATCGGCATCAGAGCAGGAAATGGAGGGTGAggctgaagaggaggaagaagatgaagtTGGAGAAATGGAAGAGGAGAGTGGACATGACGAGAAAGATgagggacaggaggaggaacagCATGATGAAGATAATGAAGATGGAGATGGAAATACAGAGGTTgaaagcaaaacaaatgaagGAACAGAAGAATCAGAAAGTGAGAAGGAGTCTGAAAAGGAGGAGGATGACTATGAACAGGGTGAAGAGAGTGAGGGTGAGAGAGAAGGCTTAGATTTAgcagaggatgaggatgagagTGAAGTAGATGAGGAGGGTGGAAGAGTGAGTGGTGCCGAGGATGAGGAgggtgaagaagaggaagaagataaCAATGAGAATGAGGAGGTTGAGAGTGAGGAAGAGGATTCAACTGGGGATGATGGAAAAGGGAAGGAAGAAGATGAAAGTGAGGAGAGTGAGACCGATGAAGGAAATGAATTGCAAGAAGCTGAGGAGGAAGAAAGTGAAGCTGAAAGTAAAGGGAAAGAGGATGAAAttgatgaagaggaagaagcaAGCCAGGACAAAGAAGAAGGGGAGACTGAAGCAGTagatgaagaggatgaagaagatgagCAGGAAGAGGACAACAAAcagccagaggaggaggaggaagaaggagaggagggtgaagagtcaCAGgatgaagaaacagaaaaggatgatgaggatgaggaatCTGAGGCAGAGGAACTAGAGGGAATagcagaggaggagggagaagagagtggtgaagaggaggaggagggagaagagagtggtgaagaggaggaggagggagaagaggaggaggatgaagcggaaggagaagaagaggaggatgaagcggaaggagaagaagaggaggatgaagcggaaggagaagaagaggaggatgaagaggaggatgaagaagaggaggatgaagaggaggataaagaggaaggagaagaagaggaggatgaagaggaaggagaagaagaggaggaagaaataaaaaatgaagagaaaaaaaaaact
- the rpgrb gene encoding retinitis pigmentosa GTPase regulator b isoform X2: MAGETEDEIPESGAIFTFGKSKFADNVPSRFWLKNDRPLRISCGDEHTALITENGKLFMFGSNNWGQLGLGTKATVNKPTCVKALKSEKVKLAACGRNHTIIYTTQGNVYAAGGNNEGQLGLGNSEERNYFELVDFFRKHGPIKMLAAGSNTSAALTDGGTLYVWGDNSEGQIGLGKESNALSPQELSVGKSVSWISCGYYHSALVTMDGALYTFGEKDSGKLGLHTNKLANHRVPQLVEGITGKVLQVACGGGHTVALTEDKLYTFGLGQFGQLGHGTFVFEAWLPRDVEYFRKGLVRHVECGENHTAVITDSGLLYTFGDGRHGKLGLGEENFTNQFKPTLCFRFLKHHVESVTCGGCHMLVLAKPRAKGSEEVTLEEEDVTEDIWEKPYSELMSDTTSSAILTTMNRSLSARVRRRERERSSEQFGLMFRTLPPLTGSYLCTSQTVPSQTMPASMPSGDSPPNLDQSGIHNRHKRRSYRKGKGAKEHVPEKKSSAVEDFDDIDSVKGLGETTDLLNVTHVMSMDPADNTLTLSPVQKKVKVVRSHGKTLLKEHVLPEGKADSKAKRALPTELLKSASSKSLLSESSSGTASQMRGRGKENVLLTVEEPGQRRTGITSSKGKHAVGSPSMDHISKRESRPLSPPHTKPTEGKRHVMKAEGRDKPEHSKPKAHVSTTVSEVHSPTQAKLSKGKDQVENQGKGETMSLQHKVTSLTIKEALTPVKTKGKLGKAQLSPAKLKSEPITVQSKSRDDKEAPTRKKTKGHHPSLKKEQEYLVSRQKIFSPANDASLKTKKHGTPDIKEPIMVSEATTDREQGSDPSFGSTLSGVASFVRDMGTESPVSLVKGIAASHFDSYDDSYWPTSENKSRAVRSASRSALSDAMCSDSSESETQEPAQRRTAVTINVMPEPGSSDQETEKGKGSLHSHDEDGEGEQGDESRDMTAGEESEDETKKRGLTSDEEELQTQGTSEGEVKMAREEREEKDDDSKTLNDISDEEEDDTTLKEMPDGQDSSAEKSESASEQEMEGEAEEEEEDEVGEMEEESGHDEKDEGQEEEQHDEDNEDGDGNTEVESKTNEGTEESESEKESEKEEDDYEQGEESEGEREGLDLAEDEDESEVDEEGGRVSGAEDEEGEEEEEDNNENEEVESEEEDSTGDDGKGKEEDESEESETDEGNELQEAEEEESEAESKGKEDEIDEEEEASQDKEEGETEAVDEEDEEDEQEEDNKQPEEEEEEGEEGEESQDEETEKDDEDEESEAEELEGIAEEEGEESGEEEEEGEESGEEEEEGEEEEDEAEGEEEEDEAEGEEEEDEAEGEEEEDEEEDEEEEDEEEDKEEGEEEEDEEEGEEEEEEIKNEEKKKTAKSTKPKPVSRQVKGRAKSSQSPAKSQSEEEQFWDDVLPQYLNLK; encoded by the exons ATGGCCGGCGAGACGGAGGACGAGATACCTG AATCGGGCGCAATCTTCACCTTTGGCAAGAGCAAATTCGCCGACAACGTGCCCAGCAGATTCTGGCTGAAGAATGACAGGCCGCTGAGAATATCCTGTGGTGATGAACATACTGCCTTGATCACAG AAAATGGGAAGCTTTTTATGTTCGGCAGTAATAACTGGGGACAGTTGGGATTGGGAACGAAGGCCACTGTGAATAAACCAACATGTGTGAAAG CTCTGAAGTCAGAAAAAGTTAAATTGGCAGCTTGTGGACGAAATCACACCATTATTTACACAA CTCAGGGAAATGTGTACGCTGCTGGTGGCAACAATGAGGGTCAGCTTGGCCTCGGGAACTCTGAAGAGAGGAACTACTTTGAGTTGGTTGATTTCTTCAGGAAGCACGGTCCAATTAAAATGCTCGCCGCAGGTTCTAACACTTCAGCCGCTCTCACAG ATGGCGGGACGCTCTATGTGTGGGGTGATAACTCAGAAGGCCAGATTGGTCTTGGAAAAGAGAGCAATGCACTAAGTCCACAAGAACTGTCTGTTGGGAAGTCTGTGTCCTGGATTTCATGTGGATACTACCACTCGGCCTTAGTTACCA tgGACGGGGCCCTTTACACGTTTGGTGAGAAAGATAGTGGAAAACTGGGTCTGCATACCAATAAACTTGCCAATCACAGGGTGCCTCAGCTGGTGGAGGGCATTACTGGAAAAGTCCTCCAGGTGGCATGCGGTGGAGGCCACACTGTAGCCCTCACAG AGGATAAACTATACACCTTTGGCTTGGGTCAATTTGGACAACTGGGTCATGGAACCTTCGTTTTTGAGGCGTGGTTACCCAGGGATGTGGAATACTTTCGCAAAGGACTGGTGCGTCATGTGGAGTGTGGGGAGAATCACACTGCTGTTATAACAG ATTCTGGCCTTCTGTACACATTTGGAGATGGTCGGCATGGCAAGCTTGGTCTGGGAGAGGAAAACTTCACCAATCAGTTTAAACCAACCCTGTGCTTCCGATTCCTCAAACACCATGTGGAGTCG GTAACATGTGGAGGTTGCCACATGCTTGTTTTGGCCAAGCCTAGGGCCAAAGGGTCGGAGGAGGTGACACTGGAAGAGGAAGACGTTACAGAAGATATCTGGGAAAAGCCTTACAGTGAGCTGATGTCAGACACAACCTCCTCCGCCATTCTGACCACCATGAACAGGAGTTTGTCAGCCCGCGTCAGGCGCAGAGAGAGG GAGCGATCGTCAGAGCAGTTTGGACTCATGTTCCGTACCCTTCCACCTCTAACTGGCAGCTACCTCTGCACATCTCAGACTGTACCTAGCCAAACTATGCCAGCCAGCATGCCTTCTGGGGATTCCCCACCAAATCTAGATCAGAGTGGAATTCATAACAGACACAAACGTCGATCATATAGGAAAG GAAAAGGGGCAAAAGAACATGTGCCAGAAAAGAAAAGCTCAGCCGTTGAAGATTTTGATGACATTGACAGTGTGAAAGGATTGGGGGAGACCACTGATTTACTCAACGTT ACTCATGTAATGAGTATGGATCCTGCTGATAACACACTGACTTTATCACCGGTTCAGAAG AAGGTTAAGGTTGTGAGAAGCCATGGTAAGACCCTGTTGAAAGAGCATGTGCTTCCTGAAGGGAAGGCTGATTCCAAAGCCAAAAGGGCTTTGCCCACTGAGCTCCTCAAGAGTGCAAGCTCTAAGTCTCTCCTGTCAGAGAGCTCAAGCGGTACAGCTTCTCAGATGAGGGGCAGGGGGAAAGAAAATGTACTCCTAACTGTTGAAGAGCCTGGACAAAGGCGAACAGGAATAACATCCAGCAAAGGTAAACATGCTGTTGGGTCTCCGAGCATGGATCACATTAGCAAGCGAGAGTCAAGACCTCTCtcacctccacacacaaaacccaCCGAGGGTAAACGGCACGTGATGAAAGCAGAAGGTAGAGATAAACCTGAGCACAGCAAACCAAAAGCACATGTTAGCACAACAGTTTCAGAAGTTCACTCACCTACGCAAGCAAAACTCTCCAAAGGGAAAGATCAAGTGGAGAACCAGGGAAAAGGAGAAACGATGTCATTACAGCACAAAGTCACATCCTTAACCATTAAAGAGGCACTCACACCAGTGAAAACTAAAGGTAAACTTGGCAAGGCACAGCTGAGTCCAGCAAAGCTGAAAAGTGAGCCCATAACAGTCCAAAGTAAATCCAGAGATGATAAGGAAGCACCAACAAGAAAGAAAACCAAAGGACATCATCCAAGCCTTAAGAAAGAACAGGAGTATCTTGTAAGCAGGCAGAAGATTTTCTCTCCTGCAAATGATGCCAGtctaaagacaaaaaaacatgggACCCCTGACATTAAAGAACCCATCATGGTCTCTGAGGCTACCACTGACAGGGAACAGGGTTCAGACCCTTCCTTTGGTAGCACTCTCTCTGGGGTGGCATCTTTTGTCCGAGATATGGGCACAGAGAGTCCTGTAAGTTTGGTAAAGGGTATTGCTGCCAGCCATTTTGATTCCTATGATGATTCCTATTGGCCCACCTCTGAGAATAAGAGCAGGGCGGTGCGATCTGCCAGTCGGAGCGCTCTCTCTGATGCCATGTGTAGTGATTCTTCAGAGTCTGAGACTCAAGAGCCAGCACAGAGGAGGACTGCTGTCACTATAAATGTCATGCCTGAACCAGGAAGCTCTGATCAGGAGACCGAAAAAGGCAAAGGGAGTTTACACAGCCATGATGAAGATGGGGAGGGTGAACAGGGTGATGAGAGCAGGGATATGACGGCAGGAGAGGAATCTGAAGATGAAACCAAGAAAAGAGGGTTGACGTCAGATGAGGAAGAACTTCAAACCCAAGGTACATCAGAAGGAGAGGTGAAAATGGCAAGAGAGGAGAGGGAAGAGAAAGATGATGATAGCAAAACACTGAATGACATCtctgatgaggaggaagatgacACCACCCTCAAAGAGATGCCAGATGGTCAGGATAGTAGTGCAGAAAAGAGCGAATCGGCATCAGAGCAGGAAATGGAGGGTGAggctgaagaggaggaagaagatgaagtTGGAGAAATGGAAGAGGAGAGTGGACATGACGAGAAAGATgagggacaggaggaggaacagCATGATGAAGATAATGAAGATGGAGATGGAAATACAGAGGTTgaaagcaaaacaaatgaagGAACAGAAGAATCAGAAAGTGAGAAGGAGTCTGAAAAGGAGGAGGATGACTATGAACAGGGTGAAGAGAGTGAGGGTGAGAGAGAAGGCTTAGATTTAgcagaggatgaggatgagagTGAAGTAGATGAGGAGGGTGGAAGAGTGAGTGGTGCCGAGGATGAGGAgggtgaagaagaggaagaagataaCAATGAGAATGAGGAGGTTGAGAGTGAGGAAGAGGATTCAACTGGGGATGATGGAAAAGGGAAGGAAGAAGATGAAAGTGAGGAGAGTGAGACCGATGAAGGAAATGAATTGCAAGAAGCTGAGGAGGAAGAAAGTGAAGCTGAAAGTAAAGGGAAAGAGGATGAAAttgatgaagaggaagaagcaAGCCAGGACAAAGAAGAAGGGGAGACTGAAGCAGTagatgaagaggatgaagaagatgagCAGGAAGAGGACAACAAAcagccagaggaggaggaggaagaaggagaggagggtgaagagtcaCAGgatgaagaaacagaaaaggatgatgaggatgaggaatCTGAGGCAGAGGAACTAGAGGGAATagcagaggaggagggagaagagagtggtgaagaggaggaggagggagaagagagtggtgaagaggaggaggagggagaagaggaggaggatgaagcggaaggagaagaagaggaggatgaagcggaaggagaagaagaggaggatgaagcggaaggagaagaagaggaggatgaagaggaggatgaagaagaggaggatgaagaggaggataaagaggaaggagaagaagaggaggatgaagaggaaggagaagaagaggaggaagaaataaaaaatgaagagaaaaaaaaaact